In the genome of Girardinichthys multiradiatus isolate DD_20200921_A chromosome 7, DD_fGirMul_XY1, whole genome shotgun sequence, one region contains:
- the nr4a2a gene encoding nuclear receptor subfamily 4 group A member 2a produces MPCVQAQYGSSPQGASPASQSYSYHSAGEYSCDFLTPEFVKFSMDLTNTEITATTSLPSFSTFMDNYNTSYDVKPPCLYQMPHSGEQSSIKVEDVQMHSYHQQSHLPPQSEEMIAHSGPMYFKPSSPHAPSTPNFQIQSNHMWEDPGSLHSFHQNYVAATSHMIDQRKNPMSRLSLFSFKQSPPGTPVSSCQMRFDGPLHVSMNHDGPGAAHRGLDAQSFAVPSAIRKQAGLAFPHSLQLGHGHQLVDSQVPSPPSRGSPSNEGLCAVCGDNAACQHYGVRTCEGCKGFFKRTVQKNAKYVCLANKNCPVDKRRRNRCQFCRFQKCLVVGMVREVVRTDNLKGRRGRLPSKPKSPQEPSPPSPPVSLISALVRAHVDSNPSMSALDYSRFQANPDYQMTGDNTQHIQQFYDLLTGSMEIIRGWAEKIPGFSDLPKHDQDLLFESAFLELFVLRLAYRSNPVEGKLIFCNGVVLHRLQCVRGFGEWVDAIVEFSSNLQSMNIDISAFSCIAALAMVTERHGLKEPKRVEDLQNKIVNCLKDQVTFNGGGLNRPNYLSKLLGKLPELRTLCTQGLQRIFYLKLEDLVPPPAIIDKLFLDTLPF; encoded by the exons ATGCCCTGCGTTCAGGCTCAGTATGGATCATCACCTCAAGGAGCCAGCCCCGCTTCCCAGAGCTACAGCTACCACAGCGCAGGAGAGTACAGCTGCGACTTCCTAACGCCCGAGTTTGTTAAGTTTAGCATGGACTTGACCAACACTGAGATCACAGCCACCACTTCTCTGCCGAGTTTCAGCACCTTCATGGACAACTATAACACCAGTTACGACGTGAAACCCCCCTGCCTGTATCAGATGCCCCACTCGGGAGAGCAGTCCTCGATCAAAGTGGAGGACGTCCAGATGCACAGCTACCATCAGCAGAGCCACCTGCCTCCCCAGTCGGAGGAGATGATCGCTCACTCTGGGCCTATGTACTTCAAGCCGTCCTCACCCCACGCCCCGAGCACGCCAAACTTCCAGATCCAGTCCAACCACATGTGGGAGGACCCCGGCTCCCTCCacagtttccaccagaactatgTGGCGGCCACGTCTCACATGATAGACCAGCGCAAGAACCCCATGTCAAGGCTTTCGCTCTTTTCGTTTAAGCAGTCCCCGCCCGGTACCCCCGTATCGAGCTGCCAGATGAGGTTCGATGGCCCATTACACGTCTCCATGAATCACGATGGCCCGGGTGCAGCGCACCGCGGCCTGGACGCGCAGAGCTTCGCCGTGCCCAGCGCCATCAGGAAGCAGGCCGGCCTGGCCTTCCCTCACTCCCTGCAGCTCGGGCACGGGCACCAGCTGGTGGACAGCCAGGTGCCGTCGCCCCCTTCCCGGGGATCGCCGTCAAACGAGGGTCTATGCGCGGTGTGCGGGGACAACGCAGCCTGCCAGCACTACGGAGTGAGGACCTGCGAGGGTTGCAAAGGATTCTTTAAG CGCACCGTTCAAAAGAATGCAAAATATGTGTGTTTAGCGAATAAAAACTGTCCTGTTGACAAACGCCGAAGAAATCGCTGCCAGTTCTGCCGCTTCCAGAAGTGCCTTGTCGTCGGAATGGTGAGAGAAG TTGTCCGAACGGATAACCTGAAAGGACGGAGAGGACGCCTACCATCCAAACCTAAAAGCCCACAGGAGCCCTCCCCGCCTTCGCCACCGGTGAGCCTCATAAGCGCGCTGGTTCGGGCCCATGTGGACTCCAACCCCTCCATGTCTGCTCTGGATTACTCAAGA TTTCAGGCGAACCCTGACTACCAGATGACCGGAGACAACACTCAGCACATCCAGCAGTTCTATGACCTCCTGACGGGCTCCATGGAGATCATCCGAGGCTGGGCAGAGAAGATTCCGGGCTTCTCAGATCTCCCGAAGCATGATCAGGATCTCCTCTTCGAATCCGCCTTCCTGGAACTCTTCGTCCTGCGGCTGGCTTACAG GTCCAATCCGGTGGAAGGGAAACTTATATTTTGTAATGGAGTGGTGTTGCACAGACTGCAGTGTGTCCGCGGGTTTGGAGAGTGGGTGGACGCTATCGTGGAGTTTTCTTCCAACTTGCAGAGCATGAACATAGACATATCGGCTTTCTCCTGCATCGCGGCTTTGGCCATGGTGACAG AGCGACATGGGCTCAAGGAACCCAAAAGAGTCGAGGACCTCCAAAATAAGATCGTCAACTGCCTGAAGGATCAAGTCACATTCAATGGCGGCGGGTTGAATCGGCCCAACTACCTTTCAAAACTCTTGGGGAAGCTCCCCGAACTGCGCACACTGTGCACCCAAGGTCTGCAGCGTATCTTTTACTTAAAGCTAGAGGACCTAGTCCCCCCGCCAGCAATAATTGACAAACTTTTCCTCGACACCCTACCTTTCTGA